One Carassius auratus strain Wakin chromosome 4, ASM336829v1, whole genome shotgun sequence DNA segment encodes these proteins:
- the LOC113060004 gene encoding UPF0606 protein KIAA1549-like isoform X1 translates to MECSGSRMELRSPRRLLGCCALLLAAAMLVGYVAVELPSNMSRRSLKQLPTRTHSPPALSSSSSSSSSSYSSHQSERTRRPAYTPPGAKHPSFPGRHDSASSIDPTPSLGSEGSGNLGDGAQGIHLLLRPPDLLTPSQMPPLHDNRPPTPAPPTLVPPEDQYPVHSAEVDWGSGDYLETLTFMGSEGEEFSLVTTLPTHGYDLYDTEDDATVSYNTAFPSRPVLPLSSRDLQPSVTVKYGTNLRTAHPTDPRLPLSPDSAHASDMDDDLDFDWAELFPIEPTEMLLPDMNSLEYYNTLQAKENASIVRNRTHPHIIPTHTVGPTHTPTATLGKIPIEIDWTTPQTIPSVTPTPPQKPTKPPIPSTSESQRPPEGPEKGVPSIPTSHVGKTRTLPTALPPPGTLEGPVIQAITLKPPATKPRITTIKTTTRTTTTTTATKSPPPTTPRIPLSIAPRQNVCNITKPDMYLVRVGMPSGSSVAFAKAHVREILRREFNRSVELQVLKAPPNFIFRAVSGPLVYTAISVINALRQSAHSTSSSSILSVTTIYAVPDYKHQVHTVLQFVPSHVDVRLCSFSERVEKGLLMAYAEVRKRSQENGNFTVHIVNITSSLPKGQRQQKAPVDITFAVRDSKGFLMGSDVSGHMRQLSAVEFSFYLGFPTLQIAEPFHYPELNMSHLLRTSWVKTVLLGVLDQRVNERTFQAKMERRIALLVGEGLGIGVSSRRWRRATSIGNNSVQIVRTSRLNGPDYPLELVYFVEAGSGERLPAQATAAMLNRLNLQRAAIVLGYKVHGILATPVEKLALPPSETQPSNVWLIVGVLFPVLVVILIIIILYWKLCRSEKLEFQPDAMSTIQQRQKLQPPSVKGFDFAKLHLGQHSKDDIMVIQEPAPLPAPVKEATPSEGGELNTPKSKSSSTKASRGARRRGRLSPSDGDSLGSEASSGRESAEESTRPAVTPSDNKPQHRKSKHSKNKLGAQPGSSVDEQLSSSSIFEHVDRLSRGSSDGTRRVSNKIQLIAMQPMPSPPSHPHNQALSPNLTDNMPDGAEVNSEIQVALRHKSEIEHHRNKIRLRAKRKGHYEFPSMEDIMTAFCDSSEQHRVYQQAQEQIHKILHPEENTPSSCREPRKSSKGRRSPRHRQRQNLSGSGSLRDKDRLISDGDATYRKYPGVNNVAYVSDADQLPDAGSPSPTDEVFLDPGSPPSDLAPAPPSYVPPQPTIEEARQQMHSLLDDAFALVSPSSQGSPAPLTFTGVTAVPGVGAISPGQPSSPSLRPSRQWVSSSYPEAPIHSPFSARYAELGMSPTSVQGLLQSQTQGSGYVVSAEMQSDPGYSSRGQYGEEMPSSSRPRPVGGSTGKGLNWYLNVWFQFYDHFYVLSCVCVGAQLHQLTQVGLSSRIGLYPGVGRSVSGPSGSSWAHYRSDEEISRPGSNREAILTFPEYSSSPVFQIPRMTLQDPTTPQGHLDASSTGYIAPEERSPPPQSSASLIKAIREELQRLSQKQAAVVSYQS, encoded by the exons ATGGAGTGCTCTGGTTCAAGGATGGAACTGAGGAGCCCGCGGCGACTGCTCGGATGTTGCGCACTTCTTCTCGCCGCAGCGATGTTGGTGGGATATGTTGCAG TGGAGCTCCCATCCAACATGTCCAGAAGGAGCCTCAAACAGCTTCCAACAAGAACACATTCACCTCCTGCCttatcttcttcttcatcatcatcatcatcatcatattctTCTCATCAATCTGAGAGAACCAGGCGTCCAGCTTATACACCTCCAGGTGCCAAACATCCCTCATTCCCTGGACGCCATGACAGTGCCTCCAGCATAGATCCCACCCCATCCCTCGGTTCCGAAGGGTCGGGTAACTTAGGTGACGGGGCCCAGGGTATACACCTGCTATTACGACCCCCAGACCTTCTAACACCCAGCCAGATGCCTCCCCTCCATGACAACAGACCACCGACACCAGCCCCCCCAACCCTGGTGCCACCCGAAGACCAGTATCCTGTCCACTCCGCAGAGGTGGATTGGGGCTCTGGAGACTACCTTGAAACTCTTACTTTCATGGGATCAGAAGGGGAGGAGTTTTCTCTCGTCACCACCCTTCCTACGCATGGATACGATTTGTATGATACGGAGGATGATGCCACAGTCAGCTACAACACAGCTTTCCCCTCTCGCCCCGTCCTGCCCCTCTCGTCAAGAGACCTTCAACCCAGCGTTACTGTAAAATATGGGACTAACTTAAGGACGGCCCATCCTACCGATCCCCGCCTCCCATTGTCTCCTGACTCCGCCCATGCGAGCGATATGGATGATGATTTGGATTTCGATTGGGCGGAGCTTTTTCCCATTGAGCCGACTGAAATGCTGCTTCCTGATATGAACAGTCTGGAATATTACAACACATTGCAAGCCAAAGAGAATGCTAGTATTGTGAGGAATAGGACGCACCCTCATATTATCCCTACGCACACTGTGGGACCCACCCACACTCCCACTGCAACTTTGGGGAAAATCCCGATTGAAATTGACTGGACAACTCCTCAAACTATTCCATCAGTAACCCCAACTCCACCCCAAAAACCTACAAAGCCTCCCATTCCATCAACCAGCGAGAGCCAACGGCCTCCTGAAGGCCCAGAGAAGGGTGTTCCTTCCATACCCACGTCCCATGTGGGCAAAACCCGAACATTGCCAACCGCCCTTCCTCCACCCGGCACCTTAGAGGGTCCAGTAATACAAGCCATTACACTGAAGCCCCCTGCTACCAAACCCCGTATTACCACCATCAAAACCACCACCAGAACTACAACCACAACCACGGCCACCAAAAGCCCACCGCCTACAACTCCCAGGATTCCTCTGTCCATTGCACCCCGACAGAATGTCTGCAATATCACCAAACCGGACATGTACCTAGTCAGAGTGG GCATGCCTAGTGGGTCATCGGTTGCGTTTGCCAAAGCTCATGTGCGGGAGATTCTTCGACGAGAGTTCAACCGTTCAGTGGAGCTCCAG GTCCTCAAAGCCCCGCCCAATTTCATCTTCCGGGCAGTTTCCGGTCCACTGGTGTATACTGCTATCTCTGTCATTAATGCTCTCCGTCAATCAGCGCACAGCACTTCCTCTTCTTCCATTCTTTCCGTCACAACTATATATGCAGTGCCTGATTACAAACATCAGGTCCACACAG TGCTGCAGTTTGTACCAAGTCATGTGGATGTGCGTCTGTGTAGTTTCAGCGAGCGTGTAGAGAAGGGGCTACTCATGGCGTATGCGGAAGTACGCAAACGCTCACAAGAAAATGGAAATTTCACAGTTCAT ATTGTAAATATCACTAGTAGCCTTCCTAAGGGTCAGCGGCAGCAGAAGGCACCGGTGGACATCACTTTTGCTGTGCGTGATTCTAAAGGCTTCCTAATGGGATCAGATGTGAGTGGTCACATGAGGCAGCTCAGCGCTGTGGAGTTCAGCTTCTACCTTGGTTTTCCAACCCTGCAGATCGCTGAGC CTTTTCATTATCCTGAACTGAATATGTCCCACCTGTTACGCACATCCTGGGTGAAGACAG TGTTATTGGGTGTTTTGGACCAGCGTGTGAATGAGAGGACTTTCCAGGCCAAAATGGAGAGGCGAATAGCACTGCTGGTTGGAGAGGGACTTGGGATCGGGGTTAGCAGTCGGCGATGGAGAAGAGCTACTAGTATTGGCAACAACAGTGTACAG ATCGTGCGGACGTCCCGTCTGAATGGCCCGGACTACCCGCTGGAGCTGGTGTATTTTGTGGAAGCGGGGTCAGGAGAAAGGCTGCCAGCTCAGGCCACTGCAGCCATGCTCAACAGACTGAACCTGCAGAGAGCCGCCATCGTACTGGGCTACAAAGTACATGGAATTCTGGCCACAC CGGTGGAGAAGCTAGCCCTGCCGCCCTCTGAGACTCAGCCCAGTAACGTGTGGCTGATCGTAGGAGTTTTGTTCCCAGTTCTTGttgtcatcctcatcatcatcatcctctacTGGAAACTGTGCCGTTCTGAAAAACTTGAGTTTCAGCCAGATGCCATGAGCACCATCCAGCAGAGACAGAAG TTGCAGCCTCCCAGTGTTAAAGGCTTTGATTTTGCTAAACTACACCTGGGGCAGCATAGTAAGGATGACATCATGGTAATCCAAGAACCCGCCCCTTTGCCGGCGCCTGTTAAAGAGGCCACACCCTCAGAGGGCGGAGAATTGAACACTCCTAAATCAAAGAGCTCATCTACAAAAGCATCCCGTGGAGCACGCAGAAGAGGCAG GTTGTCTCCATCTGATGGAGATTCATTAGGAAGTGAAGCATCCAGCGGTAGAGAATCAGCCGAGGAAAGCACCAGACCTGCTGTGACGCCAAGTGACAACAAACCTCAACATCGCAAGAGCAAACATT CAAAAAACAAACTTG GTGCTCAACCCGGAAGTAGTGTGGATGAGCAGTTGTCTTCATCATCCATATTTGAGCATGTGGACCGCCTCTCTCGAGGTTCGTCAGACGGAACACGCAGAGTCTCCAATAAGATCCAGCTCATCGCCATGCAGCCCATGCCAAGCCCTCCCTCACATCCACATAACCAGGCCCTGAGTCCCAACCTGACAGACAACATGCCTGACGGAGCAGAGGTCAACAGTGAG ATCCAAGTGGCCTTACGGCATAAATCTGAGATCGAACACCATCGCAATAAGATCCGCCTGCGGGCGAAGAGAAAGGGCCACTACGAGTTTCCCTCCATGGAGGACATCATGACAGCGTTCTGCGACAGCTCCGAACAACACCGAGTGTATCAACAAGCTCAGGAACAGATACACAAGATCCTGCATCCTGAAGAAAACACACCTTCATCGTGCAGAGAGCCACGAAAAAG CTCTAAGGGAAGACGCTCTCCCAGACATAGACAAAGACAGAATTTGAGTGGAAGCGGAAGTTTGAGAGACAAAGATCGCCTGATTTCTGATGGAGATGCCACGTATAGGAAGTACCCCGGGGTCAACAATGTGGCCTATGTG TCCGATGCAGATCAGCTCCCAGATGCAGGAAGCCCTTCTCCTACTGATGAGGTGTTTTTAGACCCTGGATCGCCGCCGTCTGACCTCGCCCCTGCCCCACCCAGCTACGTCCCTCCTCAGCCAACCATAGAAGAAGCCCGGCAACAGATGCACTCCTTATTGGATGACGCATTTGCTCTGGTCTCACCTTCTTCTCAAGGAAGCCCTGCTCCTCTAACATTCACTGGCGTTACGGCGGTCCCTGGGGTCGGAGCAATCAGCCCCGGTCAACCCTCAAGCCCATCCTTACGTCCTTCACGCCAGTGGGTCTCCTCTTCTTACCCAGAAGCCCCTATACACAGTCCTTTCTCTGCG AGGTATGCTGAGTTAGGAATGTCTCCCACATCGGTTCAAGGTTTACTGCAGAG CCAGACCCAGGGTTCTGGATATGTGGTGTCAGCAGAGATGCAGTCAGATCCTGGATACTCCAGCAGGGGGCAGTATGGAGAAGAGATGCCATCGTCTTCTCGGCCACGACCAGTAGGGGGCAGCACAGGTAAAGGTCTTAATTGGTATTTGAACGTTTGGTTTCAGTTCTATGACCATTTCTATGtgttgtcgtgtgtgtgtgtaggtgcacAGTTGCATCAGCTGACACAAGTGGGCTTGTCAAGTCGGATTGGACTGTATCCTGGAGTTGGCCGTAGTGTATCTGGACCTTCAGGATCAAGCTGGGCCCATTACCGCTCAGATGAGGAGATTTCCAGACCAGGATCCAACCGAGAGGCT ATACTGACATTCCCAGAGTACTCTTCATCACCAGTTTTCCAGATTCCTAGGATGACCCTACAGGATCCCACAACACCCCAGGGTCACCTGGATGCCTCGAGCACTGGGTACATCGCCCCTGAGGAGCGTTCTCCACCCCCCCAATCCTCTGCCTCTCTCATCAAGGCTATCAGGGAAGAACTCCAGAGACTTTCTCAGAAACAGGCTGCTGTTGTCAGCTACCAGAGTTGA
- the LOC113060004 gene encoding UPF0606 protein KIAA1549-like isoform X2 has product MECSGSRMELRSPRRLLGCCALLLAAAMLVGYVAVELPSNMSRRSLKQLPTRTHSPPALSSSSSSSSSSYSSHQSERTRRPAYTPPGAKHPSFPGRHDSASSIDPTPSLGSEGSGNLGDGAQGIHLLLRPPDLLTPSQMPPLHDNRPPTPAPPTLVPPEDQYPVHSAEVDWGSGDYLETLTFMGSEGEEFSLVTTLPTHGYDLYDTEDDATVSYNTAFPSRPVLPLSSRDLQPSVTVKYGTNLRTAHPTDPRLPLSPDSAHASDMDDDLDFDWAELFPIEPTEMLLPDMNSLEYYNTLQAKENASIVRNRTHPHIIPTHTVGPTHTPTATLGKIPIEIDWTTPQTIPSVTPTPPQKPTKPPIPSTSESQRPPEGPEKGVPSIPTSHVGKTRTLPTALPPPGTLEGPVIQAITLKPPATKPRITTIKTTTRTTTTTTATKSPPPTTPRIPLSIAPRQNVCNITKPDMYLVRVGMPSGSSVAFAKAHVREILRREFNRSVELQVLKAPPNFIFRAVSGPLVYTAISVINALRQSAHSTSSSSILSVTTIYAVPDYKHQVHTVLQFVPSHVDVRLCSFSERVEKGLLMAYAEVRKRSQENGNFTVHIVNITSSLPKGQRQQKAPVDITFAVRDSKGFLMGSDVSGHMRQLSAVEFSFYLGFPTLQIAEPFHYPELNMSHLLRTSWVKTVLLGVLDQRVNERTFQAKMERRIALLVGEGLGIGVSSRRWRRATSIGNNSVQIVRTSRLNGPDYPLELVYFVEAGSGERLPAQATAAMLNRLNLQRAAIVLGYKVHGILATPVEKLALPPSETQPSNVWLIVGVLFPVLVVILIIIILYWKLCRSEKLEFQPDAMSTIQQRQKLQPPSVKGFDFAKLHLGQHSKDDIMVIQEPAPLPAPVKEATPSEGGELNTPKSKSSSTKASRGARRRGRLSPSDGDSLGSEASSGRESAEESTRPAVTPSDNKPQHRKSKHSKNKLGAQPGSSVDEQLSSSSIFEHVDRLSRGSSDGTRRVSNKIQLIAMQPMPSPPSHPHNQALSPNLTDNMPDGAEVNSEIQVALRHKSEIEHHRNKIRLRAKRKGHYEFPSMEDIMTAFCDSSEQHRVYQQAQEQIHKILHPEENTPSSCREPRKSSKGRRSPRHRQRQNLSGSGSLRDKDRLISDGDATYRKYPGVNNVAYSDADQLPDAGSPSPTDEVFLDPGSPPSDLAPAPPSYVPPQPTIEEARQQMHSLLDDAFALVSPSSQGSPAPLTFTGVTAVPGVGAISPGQPSSPSLRPSRQWVSSSYPEAPIHSPFSARYAELGMSPTSVQGLLQSQTQGSGYVVSAEMQSDPGYSSRGQYGEEMPSSSRPRPVGGSTGKGLNWYLNVWFQFYDHFYVLSCVCVGAQLHQLTQVGLSSRIGLYPGVGRSVSGPSGSSWAHYRSDEEISRPGSNREAILTFPEYSSSPVFQIPRMTLQDPTTPQGHLDASSTGYIAPEERSPPPQSSASLIKAIREELQRLSQKQAAVVSYQS; this is encoded by the exons ATGGAGTGCTCTGGTTCAAGGATGGAACTGAGGAGCCCGCGGCGACTGCTCGGATGTTGCGCACTTCTTCTCGCCGCAGCGATGTTGGTGGGATATGTTGCAG TGGAGCTCCCATCCAACATGTCCAGAAGGAGCCTCAAACAGCTTCCAACAAGAACACATTCACCTCCTGCCttatcttcttcttcatcatcatcatcatcatcatattctTCTCATCAATCTGAGAGAACCAGGCGTCCAGCTTATACACCTCCAGGTGCCAAACATCCCTCATTCCCTGGACGCCATGACAGTGCCTCCAGCATAGATCCCACCCCATCCCTCGGTTCCGAAGGGTCGGGTAACTTAGGTGACGGGGCCCAGGGTATACACCTGCTATTACGACCCCCAGACCTTCTAACACCCAGCCAGATGCCTCCCCTCCATGACAACAGACCACCGACACCAGCCCCCCCAACCCTGGTGCCACCCGAAGACCAGTATCCTGTCCACTCCGCAGAGGTGGATTGGGGCTCTGGAGACTACCTTGAAACTCTTACTTTCATGGGATCAGAAGGGGAGGAGTTTTCTCTCGTCACCACCCTTCCTACGCATGGATACGATTTGTATGATACGGAGGATGATGCCACAGTCAGCTACAACACAGCTTTCCCCTCTCGCCCCGTCCTGCCCCTCTCGTCAAGAGACCTTCAACCCAGCGTTACTGTAAAATATGGGACTAACTTAAGGACGGCCCATCCTACCGATCCCCGCCTCCCATTGTCTCCTGACTCCGCCCATGCGAGCGATATGGATGATGATTTGGATTTCGATTGGGCGGAGCTTTTTCCCATTGAGCCGACTGAAATGCTGCTTCCTGATATGAACAGTCTGGAATATTACAACACATTGCAAGCCAAAGAGAATGCTAGTATTGTGAGGAATAGGACGCACCCTCATATTATCCCTACGCACACTGTGGGACCCACCCACACTCCCACTGCAACTTTGGGGAAAATCCCGATTGAAATTGACTGGACAACTCCTCAAACTATTCCATCAGTAACCCCAACTCCACCCCAAAAACCTACAAAGCCTCCCATTCCATCAACCAGCGAGAGCCAACGGCCTCCTGAAGGCCCAGAGAAGGGTGTTCCTTCCATACCCACGTCCCATGTGGGCAAAACCCGAACATTGCCAACCGCCCTTCCTCCACCCGGCACCTTAGAGGGTCCAGTAATACAAGCCATTACACTGAAGCCCCCTGCTACCAAACCCCGTATTACCACCATCAAAACCACCACCAGAACTACAACCACAACCACGGCCACCAAAAGCCCACCGCCTACAACTCCCAGGATTCCTCTGTCCATTGCACCCCGACAGAATGTCTGCAATATCACCAAACCGGACATGTACCTAGTCAGAGTGG GCATGCCTAGTGGGTCATCGGTTGCGTTTGCCAAAGCTCATGTGCGGGAGATTCTTCGACGAGAGTTCAACCGTTCAGTGGAGCTCCAG GTCCTCAAAGCCCCGCCCAATTTCATCTTCCGGGCAGTTTCCGGTCCACTGGTGTATACTGCTATCTCTGTCATTAATGCTCTCCGTCAATCAGCGCACAGCACTTCCTCTTCTTCCATTCTTTCCGTCACAACTATATATGCAGTGCCTGATTACAAACATCAGGTCCACACAG TGCTGCAGTTTGTACCAAGTCATGTGGATGTGCGTCTGTGTAGTTTCAGCGAGCGTGTAGAGAAGGGGCTACTCATGGCGTATGCGGAAGTACGCAAACGCTCACAAGAAAATGGAAATTTCACAGTTCAT ATTGTAAATATCACTAGTAGCCTTCCTAAGGGTCAGCGGCAGCAGAAGGCACCGGTGGACATCACTTTTGCTGTGCGTGATTCTAAAGGCTTCCTAATGGGATCAGATGTGAGTGGTCACATGAGGCAGCTCAGCGCTGTGGAGTTCAGCTTCTACCTTGGTTTTCCAACCCTGCAGATCGCTGAGC CTTTTCATTATCCTGAACTGAATATGTCCCACCTGTTACGCACATCCTGGGTGAAGACAG TGTTATTGGGTGTTTTGGACCAGCGTGTGAATGAGAGGACTTTCCAGGCCAAAATGGAGAGGCGAATAGCACTGCTGGTTGGAGAGGGACTTGGGATCGGGGTTAGCAGTCGGCGATGGAGAAGAGCTACTAGTATTGGCAACAACAGTGTACAG ATCGTGCGGACGTCCCGTCTGAATGGCCCGGACTACCCGCTGGAGCTGGTGTATTTTGTGGAAGCGGGGTCAGGAGAAAGGCTGCCAGCTCAGGCCACTGCAGCCATGCTCAACAGACTGAACCTGCAGAGAGCCGCCATCGTACTGGGCTACAAAGTACATGGAATTCTGGCCACAC CGGTGGAGAAGCTAGCCCTGCCGCCCTCTGAGACTCAGCCCAGTAACGTGTGGCTGATCGTAGGAGTTTTGTTCCCAGTTCTTGttgtcatcctcatcatcatcatcctctacTGGAAACTGTGCCGTTCTGAAAAACTTGAGTTTCAGCCAGATGCCATGAGCACCATCCAGCAGAGACAGAAG TTGCAGCCTCCCAGTGTTAAAGGCTTTGATTTTGCTAAACTACACCTGGGGCAGCATAGTAAGGATGACATCATGGTAATCCAAGAACCCGCCCCTTTGCCGGCGCCTGTTAAAGAGGCCACACCCTCAGAGGGCGGAGAATTGAACACTCCTAAATCAAAGAGCTCATCTACAAAAGCATCCCGTGGAGCACGCAGAAGAGGCAG GTTGTCTCCATCTGATGGAGATTCATTAGGAAGTGAAGCATCCAGCGGTAGAGAATCAGCCGAGGAAAGCACCAGACCTGCTGTGACGCCAAGTGACAACAAACCTCAACATCGCAAGAGCAAACATT CAAAAAACAAACTTG GTGCTCAACCCGGAAGTAGTGTGGATGAGCAGTTGTCTTCATCATCCATATTTGAGCATGTGGACCGCCTCTCTCGAGGTTCGTCAGACGGAACACGCAGAGTCTCCAATAAGATCCAGCTCATCGCCATGCAGCCCATGCCAAGCCCTCCCTCACATCCACATAACCAGGCCCTGAGTCCCAACCTGACAGACAACATGCCTGACGGAGCAGAGGTCAACAGTGAG ATCCAAGTGGCCTTACGGCATAAATCTGAGATCGAACACCATCGCAATAAGATCCGCCTGCGGGCGAAGAGAAAGGGCCACTACGAGTTTCCCTCCATGGAGGACATCATGACAGCGTTCTGCGACAGCTCCGAACAACACCGAGTGTATCAACAAGCTCAGGAACAGATACACAAGATCCTGCATCCTGAAGAAAACACACCTTCATCGTGCAGAGAGCCACGAAAAAG CTCTAAGGGAAGACGCTCTCCCAGACATAGACAAAGACAGAATTTGAGTGGAAGCGGAAGTTTGAGAGACAAAGATCGCCTGATTTCTGATGGAGATGCCACGTATAGGAAGTACCCCGGGGTCAACAATGTGGCCTAT TCCGATGCAGATCAGCTCCCAGATGCAGGAAGCCCTTCTCCTACTGATGAGGTGTTTTTAGACCCTGGATCGCCGCCGTCTGACCTCGCCCCTGCCCCACCCAGCTACGTCCCTCCTCAGCCAACCATAGAAGAAGCCCGGCAACAGATGCACTCCTTATTGGATGACGCATTTGCTCTGGTCTCACCTTCTTCTCAAGGAAGCCCTGCTCCTCTAACATTCACTGGCGTTACGGCGGTCCCTGGGGTCGGAGCAATCAGCCCCGGTCAACCCTCAAGCCCATCCTTACGTCCTTCACGCCAGTGGGTCTCCTCTTCTTACCCAGAAGCCCCTATACACAGTCCTTTCTCTGCG AGGTATGCTGAGTTAGGAATGTCTCCCACATCGGTTCAAGGTTTACTGCAGAG CCAGACCCAGGGTTCTGGATATGTGGTGTCAGCAGAGATGCAGTCAGATCCTGGATACTCCAGCAGGGGGCAGTATGGAGAAGAGATGCCATCGTCTTCTCGGCCACGACCAGTAGGGGGCAGCACAGGTAAAGGTCTTAATTGGTATTTGAACGTTTGGTTTCAGTTCTATGACCATTTCTATGtgttgtcgtgtgtgtgtgtaggtgcacAGTTGCATCAGCTGACACAAGTGGGCTTGTCAAGTCGGATTGGACTGTATCCTGGAGTTGGCCGTAGTGTATCTGGACCTTCAGGATCAAGCTGGGCCCATTACCGCTCAGATGAGGAGATTTCCAGACCAGGATCCAACCGAGAGGCT ATACTGACATTCCCAGAGTACTCTTCATCACCAGTTTTCCAGATTCCTAGGATGACCCTACAGGATCCCACAACACCCCAGGGTCACCTGGATGCCTCGAGCACTGGGTACATCGCCCCTGAGGAGCGTTCTCCACCCCCCCAATCCTCTGCCTCTCTCATCAAGGCTATCAGGGAAGAACTCCAGAGACTTTCTCAGAAACAGGCTGCTGTTGTCAGCTACCAGAGTTGA